CACAGTGGGAGCCTTCGTTCTTCACGTTGCCATAGTCACAAATGAGTTTGATGGCTGAATCGAGCACACCACTTTAGGGCAGAATCGGGCATGCGAATTTTAGGAGAAATTTGGGGAAAAGTAAGGGTTCTAAGGGAGAGTTGAAAATTTCTAGGATTCTTCGATTTCCGTAAGTTTCCTTATGTTTATGATGTGTAATTCGTAATGTTACGATGTGTAATTTTCCTATTAGGATTTTCGTCGATCCACGTCACGTTTtgatgtcaaaaaaaaaattcgggataaaaataagaaaaaattgatACGTTGAGTATTTCTATGCACTTATTGAAATGATAGGACATATTCCTTAAAACGCTAATGCGTTGAGatataaagtgatatttaccttaaaatatactccatcaaTCCACAAAATAAAGTCTCGTTTGAGGGTGGACAATGACTTTAATTAACAAAGTTGTTTAAGTTGTTGTAAGTAGAATAAAAGTGCAATTTATGGGAGTAGTGTTAGtacaaaaaagtaaaaaaagagagtacattattagttaaaaaatagaatacaaGCACAATTTATGGTAAAATATAGGAGAAAATGTATGATGTGATGGTTCAAAAAGTTAAATCttactctttttcgtggacaaaaaaaaaggtaaGTAAGACTCTTTTTCGTagacagatggagtataaaGTACTTACACGGAGAAGATGCACTACGAttataaactaaaatataatgTTATATGAATTACTTTATATGTTGAATTCATCTACTTTGTACATTCTGTccaagtagggatgtcaatcggggtTAATCTACTGTGTTTCGGGCCAATCCTATAAGATTGTTGAATTATTAGGGTGCGGGTTAATCGGATTGAAAAATTTTggggttataaatttttaattataacccTAAACATTCTGGCTTCGAGCTAACCCGATGGTCTAGTCAGGCtcgaaaatttattaaaaaattaatatatatattcttttgacAATGTTATATTtgtaacaaacaaaatacatgCATAAATTAGTGACATCGATTTACATAAGTAATTAATATGAAActcttaaaaatataaagatgcacacatttttgttaaatgattatcattttctaattttatatctaaatattttatgttaattattgaattaaaaatacaaataaataaaatgatgagtataacttttttatattgaatcaaaatatatatttcacaatttcttgaaaaaaaaatcttagtATACCGATTTTCAGAAGCAAAGTAATGGATCCACGATCcagttataataataataataataataataataataataataataataataataataataataataataataatatatttttttaatgttccttttatttatttatttctttttttagttgaaaagatataattttaaaaagttaTTTGACATGGTAAAATCACTACGAATCAGGTGTTCTACCATTTAaaacttttaaatatttttgataCGTGTACCATTTATTTCTAACTTTTGAAAAGGCGAGGTATTGAAGATTAAGGATGGGAGATAAAACGATACATCATCCTTTACCTTTTCCATTCATTTATTCcctcaaaaaaattatacatacaaCAGTCTAATCAGCTACATAACATGTTATCGTTGAGAGGTAATGAACTATGATTCCTATAATAGTTTGTTTCCTATCCTAAAACTTAAATATTTTCAGTGCTACAACAAATAACGTAATTCTGCAATCTACAGAAAGAATCATCAAGAACCTCTAGCTGAAAAATCTCACCAGAAAATATTCTCAGGCATAGGTTTCTTCATCTCCACGGCCAACAGCAAGTGTTGCTCCGTTATCACCGTAATCGCATCAACACCATAAGCTTAGTATCGAATAGAACTTCTAACATAGAGACACCGTAGTCACTCTTGACGAACAGACATAATCAAGAATGAGAACTCAGTACCCGCGCAGAGACGTCGAGGCTCCAACTGCACTTCAGAACATCGATTGCATAGCACTGGGAGTTGAGGTGAGTGTATATCTACTTTCGAGCAGAACCTTCGAGGGTGTAATGCGATTTCAGCTTTTTCATGAACTCCAGTGTATCTTTATAGGATGGATCAGCCCTGCTTAATGGCTTACACGAATTTACATGGTCTGTAGAATCCAAAACCTGTCCAAGAACAACAAATTGAATTAGTGTTTCAAAAATCTTGCACATAAGGCAACACTATCTGCACGAGTGCTACTGAGAATGACTACTTCTTGTGATCGATTTATCTGAAATGCCCCTAATAAAGGAGATTAAAACCAGGCGCAACAAGACCTATTACAGTTAAAATGCATTGCCTTCTTCCGATTTTATAATATCTAGAAACAGTGTGTGTAACATCACACAGAAAACTGACAACAAGAACTGAATGCCTATAGTGACATTTATCTGACAACCCTGCTTCCACCTATCTTTCAATCATGAAAGTAATAAATACTGGAAACTTACTACAAGTTCACCAAATCCAGGATATGCAGATTCCATCGGTACAATTTCCATACGAAAAGCCCAGCCTCCATAACCCTCAACAATTGGGGTTACCTTTGTCTGCCAAAGCCAACAGATGTCAGATACGTGAACAAAAAACACTTTCAGGAAAAATGAAATCGAAGTTCACTGGTCACCTCACAAAAACTGAGTACATCAATTAACTTTTTCTTGTAAAGTCGACGGACAAAATCATTGAGCTCTGTTAACCTAGGTGATCCACTTCTTAACTCTCCAATCTGGCCACAGTAGATAAAACTAACATTTATGAGATCTCATTGTTTTAGAGCTGTACGATGCCTGAAGTACATTTAAGCTAAAAGCCTGAAAGACCAGAAAAATCTTCAGTCAAACACTTACAGTCGGTGCAGGACGTAAAACAAGACCCATGCGCCAAGGCATGTCTGCTAGCTTGCTGCCAAAATGGGGGCAGCTATAGAAAACCTGAGAAACATACAAATACAGTAATGAATATTTCTTTCAAGGTGGTATGactatacatacatacatacatacatacaaaaAAAACTTACAATTCCCACAGTATTGTTTACAAAATTATCATTGTTTTCTGCCTTTGCTTGATGTAACATCTGCTTGACAACCAGGCCACCCATGCTGCAGGAGAAATGCTATTATATCAtactaccaaaaaaaaaaaaaaaagatgatgcCCTGTGAATCATAGATACTTATGCAGAGTAATAGGATATACATATGTACAACTTACAAAGCTTCTTATAGTAATGTCAGGGTTAAATTAGGGTCCCATTCATCATCGTAATCAAACAGCTTTTATTAAGGAGGTCCAACTCTTAGAAGTTTACATCTTTTCCAGAGGCATTTTACTGTGATAAGATGCGCATTCTCCCAAAGTCCATCTAGTAAAAGACCAACacctttttccttttgtttttctCTTAATATGTGGAATGCCAGGTACTGCCCAAATGCTACATCTAAATTCTTGAATTAGCACATATTCTTTTAGCTATCCATTGTTTCTTTCGTCTCATCGACAACCTCCAAAATCTGCGGAGCTAGACAATGCAGATTGAGTTTATTATCGTACTCTAACTGGTGCCAGGCCAACATGTTTATGCTATATTtagcataaaaaaaaattagggacATAGCAGATAACATTGCTAAATATTATCTGAAAGCTACATCCTAAATGTAAGCTAGAAgttaaattgaaaatattaattcactattttttctatattttatgGAAGAAAAACCAAGCAATATTTTTTGAAGGAACAAATCAAGTGTAATTAGTTTCAAATCAATCAGCACAGTTAAGAGTTAAAATGCAATCTCACCTATGAGTTACAAATATGACTGGTCGATCACCAATGCCTGCAGCGACAAGTTTCTCAAGAAGCATTGAGCTCACTTCCTGCAAGAGCAATTAATTTAGAAAGAAACTACCTAATGTTCATATATGCATCAAAAAGTATACAAGCTAAATAGAACAACTACAAAACCAATGCCTCCTGAAATCAAATTAATGAATTGCAAAATGGACAGTGGAAATCAGATTGTAATTCGTGCATGACGTTCCAAGAATTGAAAAAGTTGTTTTTTAGGGGCGTGTGTATGTTGTTTTAAAAGTAGCTCCCATGATGTTTTATGCTATGACTACTCCTTCAGTTTATATATTATACACTCAAGGTCATTAGATGATTTAATTTAGTTCtgccagttcaaattttgaataaagccaaaaataaaaatttgcaaCTGCATGAGGCAAGTAAAGAggatatttaaaatttatgcgTGCGTGTGTTGACCTagtggtaggaggttaatgcccaagacccgaggtcctgggttcgagtcctcCGTCGCACGGTCTTTACATTTCtctatttacttatgtaatttatcaaaaaaaaaaactcaatcgAACAGAATTTCATGCTCAGGGTGATAATCCAACAATTCTATAAATAAATGTCCTTGTGCAGGAGGAAATTTGGTGTTGTAGCAGTCAGTTGTCACTGTAAGAAATGCAACTGTTACAAAGTAAAGGTCTGCCGATGGTTGGCCCAATAGGATATCACGTATTGATCAAACAGCCAAAGATATATATATGACATATTATGTCTTGACCACTAACCTGCAGAGGTAGACTAGCTCCAGACCACTGTGTAAGATTTGTCTGCATTTTACAATATGTGAAGTATTAGATGCTAAAAAGATAGAAACTCACTGCCCCTTAATGTGAAGGTTAACTAGGCCCAAAATTTTGGCAGTTAAATTAGAAATGTGCTGAAAATTGTGAGATAACTAATAGACAAAAAGTCTTCAATCAAAGTAACCTTGTATTTAAGACTAAATAATCGAGCATGAGGAAAGTCAGCTGCAAGCCATTCTCCAGGCCAAAAAGTTCCTTGTTTTCCAGCTTCTTCATCAATCTTCTCAACAAGGCCAGACTTTGTTGACGACTTGTCTTCAGATACCCGCCAAGTTTTGAAGGGACCGCCACGGAGGCCATGGACGAAGACAATATCCAGTGGAGGAAAATCCCTATTCGAGAAGCTTTGAGATCCAGAAGTAGAAGCAGGAGGATTATCATCCTCTGAACTTCTTTGTGACAGATCATCGACCATTGAACCATCAACAGGATTCAATGATCTCTGGTCAATACACTTCCAATGAGTTAATTCAGGACtgattaaaaatatcatgtcaGCATATTGTGGGCACTGCTGTCTTTTGTTCAGAGAACTGCTTTCAGTTACACCATCGTTTTCAGACTTCCAACTAGCTGGATCACTACAAAATGCATTTAATAGGGTTGCCCTAGCATAACTCTGAATTTTAAGATCATTGCAACCAGCAAGTTGTCCCCTAGCACATTCTTCAAGCCATTTACACCAAGTTTCATCGTCTACAATTGCTTTCTGCACTTTTGGAAGAACAGACAGAACGGTAAGCAGACGTGCTGCGTGCCTCCTAATGTGAGCTGTAGCTGGAACTCGTAAATTTGAAGGGTCATCAACCTCGGAAGAATCATCAGATGAAGACGGCAACCACTCTTGCGCCTCGAGAGCTCGTGATGCATCATATGCTTCAAGTGCAGCCAGTTGCTCATAATCATCTTCCAGTAGAAAGCGCCGGAGTAAGCATAAAACACCAAAGTCAACTATTTTATTCTGGCACAAAGGATCATCAGCGCAGATTTCAGTCAGTGCTTTAATGCCTTTAAGAGTAGCATGAGCAGAATCTGCAGCAGTAATTTTTTGTGCTTTATCTTTCTTAAGATTTTTAAATGATCCTATAAAGGGTTCGAGGGAGAGAAGGTCCGCAAGTGGAAATGTATCAGCACTCTCAGTGGCTGTCCCCAGTTGAGCTCCTGCTAAATTAACAACAGCACTTGATAACTGACTTGCAATCTGGGTTGCAGAAACAACATTTGCTTGATCAATTTGTGTCTGCACATTCCAATAGAATCATGAGAACTACCAAGAGAATTGACTTATAAAAGTTATTCAATCAGAAAGGCAGTATTTATAATTCTTAACATGAACGTCAGAAACTGACCTTCACTTTATCATTTGAAAACTGAGCATTTCCGTTTGCCAAATTGTGCTTCCTAAGCCTGAGGGCATCTGTTAGTAAGATGGTCAGCCATCCTTGAGAAATTGGAACAGAGGATGGACCGTAGTCTTCAAGAATGTGTGAAAGAATATTTATGGCTGATGAACGAAGTGTGTCAGAGGAGGCTTTCCCAGATATCCAAGAAAGTAGAATGGCTGACCACTTTTGAGTCTCTTCTAGAGACATATGCAGTTCCCTGGAACAGATTAGTTCGAGGGCTTTTGCCAATGATTCTTGGATAGATTTATGCTTAACTGTCTTCTTAGCTGCCTCTCTCATTGAATGAAGACCTTTCTCCATCACTACTT
The genomic region above belongs to Salvia miltiorrhiza cultivar Shanhuang (shh) chromosome 5, IMPLAD_Smil_shh, whole genome shotgun sequence and contains:
- the LOC130986528 gene encoding uncharacterized protein LOC130986528, which translates into the protein MLRLDKLSRRRFPLLLRRRFSTSSSSGDPNVPSEPLSNLKNSQNAPSPPALHHDYRPSLTAHPPSAFLSRTSLIAAFSAATLLAAYAATPSSKDGPISGRSKSMYADFGAAIENSSESMDGIVNRIRQTGVAASVLWQSLRSVMSSANHEVRSGFELRVAALLADIVAASDSRRVAIVGAGGGAVVDWLLETVAGAKDGNGTQAESARALAYLIADPNVCEAVLGRPQAVPNLLRFIFSAQPKRSKKRSGRSSFDVSDKGKSMLVAAIMDVVTSNCDNVEKLSLKPLLPKNAEMRDIAAAIQVIEEGSMHWDEQHADDDDDDSGTGMKGIGIKVLGGTTVLGISGNGGYADVDHSDSYNSRTARAGPTNLSFNKMNESSSTRAKLSSAVVPGLWDDLYSEHVAVPFAAWALANWAMASEVNRTHIQELDRDGHAVMSALVAPERSVKWHGSWLVLLLLEDRNLPLNNSVSDWSSSLLSTISQASQTQDLPLAQVALSALLVTIKRSSQAQEVVMEKGLHSMREAAKKTVKHKSIQESLAKALELICSRELHMSLEETQKWSAILLSWISGKASSDTLRSSAINILSHILEDYGPSSVPISQGWLTILLTDALRLRKHNLANGNAQFSNDKVKTQIDQANVVSATQIASQLSSAVVNLAGAQLGTATESADTFPLADLLSLEPFIGSFKNLKKDKAQKITAADSAHATLKGIKALTEICADDPLCQNKIVDFGVLCLLRRFLLEDDYEQLAALEAYDASRALEAQEWLPSSSDDSSEVDDPSNLRVPATAHIRRHAARLLTVLSVLPKVQKAIVDDETWCKWLEECARGQLAGCNDLKIQSYARATLLNAFCSDPASWKSENDGVTESSSLNKRQQCPQYADMIFLISPELTHWKCIDQRSLNPVDGSMVDDLSQRSSEDDNPPASTSGSQSFSNRDFPPLDIVFVHGLRGGPFKTWRVSEDKSSTKSGLVEKIDEEAGKQGTFWPGEWLAADFPHARLFSLKYKTNLTQWSGASLPLQEVSSMLLEKLVAAGIGDRPVIFVTHSMGGLVVKQMLHQAKAENNDNFVNNTVGIVFYSCPHFGSKLADMPWRMGLVLRPAPTIGELRSGSPRLTELNDFVRRLYKKKLIDVLSFCETKVTPIVEGYGGWAFRMEIVPMESAYPGFGELVVLDSTDHVNSCKPLSRADPSYKDTLEFMKKLKSHYTLEGSARK